Proteins encoded together in one Thermomonospora curvata DSM 43183 window:
- a CDS encoding pseudouridine-5'-phosphate glycosidase, which produces MPQPLDTPALRLSPQVADALERGRPVVALESTLIAHGLPRPDNLHVARELETLVRREGAVPATIAVLDGTVHIGLEEGGLERVAGQEDLRKLGCRDLPVAMATGASGATTVSATAFLAARAGIRVFATGGLGGVHRGWADTWDESADLALLSRTPITVVCAGVKSILDVPATLQRLETLNVTVVGYRTSTFPGFYLHSSGLPVDWTLHSPRQVAQVMRAQDALGGPRAALVVANPVPPDRQLDPALHDRVLAGALAEAERRQITGQAVTPFLLERLVHGTGGAALRANVAAVRANAALAAQIAVCWAQAGGGPAA; this is translated from the coding sequence ATGCCCCAGCCGCTTGACACGCCCGCCCTCCGCCTGTCCCCGCAGGTCGCCGACGCGCTCGAACGTGGCCGGCCGGTGGTGGCGCTGGAATCGACGCTCATCGCCCACGGCCTGCCCCGGCCGGACAACCTGCACGTGGCACGAGAGCTGGAGACACTGGTCCGCCGGGAGGGAGCGGTCCCGGCGACGATCGCGGTGCTGGACGGGACGGTGCACATCGGGCTGGAAGAAGGTGGCCTGGAACGGGTGGCCGGCCAAGAAGACCTGCGCAAACTGGGCTGCCGTGACCTGCCGGTGGCCATGGCCACCGGCGCCAGCGGCGCCACCACCGTCTCGGCCACCGCGTTCCTGGCCGCCCGCGCCGGGATCCGGGTGTTCGCCACCGGCGGGCTGGGCGGGGTGCACCGCGGCTGGGCCGACACCTGGGACGAATCCGCCGACCTGGCGCTGCTGAGCCGCACCCCCATCACGGTGGTGTGCGCCGGGGTCAAGTCGATCCTGGACGTGCCGGCCACCCTGCAACGCCTGGAGACGCTGAATGTGACGGTCGTCGGCTACCGCACCTCCACCTTCCCCGGCTTCTACCTGCACTCATCCGGGCTGCCGGTGGACTGGACGCTGCACAGCCCCCGGCAGGTGGCCCAGGTGATGCGCGCCCAGGACGCCCTGGGCGGGCCGCGGGCGGCGCTGGTGGTGGCCAACCCCGTGCCGCCGGACCGGCAGCTGGACCCCGCCCTGCACGACCGGGTCCTGGCCGGGGCGCTGGCCGAGGCCGAACGCCGGCAGATCACCGGGCAGGCCGTCACCCCGTTCCTGCTGGAGCGGCTGGTGCACGGCACCGGCGGCGCGGCGCTGCGCGCCAACGTGGCGGCGGTGCGGGCGAACGCGGCCCTGGCCGCGCAGATCGCCGTCTGCTGGGCGCAGGCAGGGGGCGGCCCCGCCGCGTGA
- a CDS encoding DUF3040 domain-containing protein: MALSMEEQRILAEIETRLRRDDPHLAARLSTLGRSHRLRRSVLVMAAVVVVAAAAAVAVAVL; this comes from the coding sequence ATGGCGCTGTCGATGGAGGAGCAGCGGATCCTCGCCGAGATCGAGACGCGGCTTCGGCGTGACGATCCCCACTTGGCGGCCCGGCTGTCGACGCTGGGCAGGTCGCATCGCCTTCGCCGCTCAGTGCTGGTCATGGCGGCGGTCGTGGTGGTGGCCGCGGCGGCCGCCGTGGCGGTGGCGGTGCTGTAA
- a CDS encoding trypsin-like serine peptidase, producing MRPPTRTAAGLIAMATAMTLLLPGTATAATPETAATAAPSPFQAISHPAGDVSAASVLNYWTPERMAKAKPLDRSLNGPAAGPDVTANAVTNAKIRPNPKTKLNRTTGKLFLVQDGYDGYCSATVTTAGNKRSVWTAGHCVHSGRGGDWSTYGLFVPAYHNGKAPFQRWVVDRWVTTYGWISNPTPQAFTYDIAAFTVKNKPKNKKGKRKLQQVVGGKPVKIKPARKLGILNLGYPHLFLPSGKPTNTRKMYYCQGPSTPYNIAGKGWPVGLATRCTMGNGASGGGWLHKYGKTWYIVGLNSAHHRHNKITFSPYHGPAARSVLKTVRSFK from the coding sequence ATGCGACCACCCACCCGCACCGCAGCAGGACTCATCGCCATGGCCACCGCCATGACCCTCCTCCTGCCGGGCACGGCCACCGCCGCAACACCCGAAACAGCCGCCACGGCCGCACCCTCCCCCTTCCAGGCGATCTCCCACCCGGCCGGCGACGTCTCCGCCGCCTCGGTGCTCAACTACTGGACCCCCGAACGCATGGCCAAGGCCAAGCCGCTGGACCGCAGCCTGAACGGCCCCGCCGCCGGACCGGACGTCACGGCGAACGCGGTCACCAACGCCAAGATCCGCCCCAACCCCAAGACCAAGCTCAACCGCACCACCGGCAAGCTCTTCCTGGTCCAAGACGGCTACGACGGCTACTGCAGCGCCACCGTCACCACCGCCGGCAACAAACGATCGGTATGGACCGCCGGCCACTGCGTCCACAGCGGCCGCGGCGGCGACTGGAGCACCTACGGCCTGTTCGTACCCGCCTACCACAACGGCAAGGCCCCCTTCCAAAGGTGGGTCGTCGACCGCTGGGTCACCACCTACGGCTGGATCAGCAACCCCACACCACAGGCCTTCACCTACGACATCGCCGCCTTCACCGTCAAAAACAAGCCCAAGAACAAAAAAGGCAAGCGCAAGCTGCAGCAGGTGGTCGGCGGCAAACCGGTCAAGATCAAACCCGCCCGCAAGCTCGGCATCCTCAACCTGGGCTACCCGCACCTCTTCCTGCCGTCGGGCAAACCCACCAACACCCGCAAGATGTACTACTGCCAGGGCCCCAGCACCCCCTACAACATCGCCGGCAAAGGCTGGCCGGTCGGCCTGGCCACCCGCTGCACCATGGGCAACGGCGCCAGCGGCGGCGGCTGGCTCCACAAATACGGCAAGACCTGGTACATCGTGGGCCTCAACAGCGCCCACCACCGCCACAACAAGATCACCTTCAGCCCCTACCACGGCCCGGCGGCCCGGAGCGTCCTGAAGACGGTCCGATCCTTCAAATAA
- a CDS encoding spermidine synthase codes for MQSSPAPVIVDRAPGAAGELILRKSGPHYEIISNGVFLMDTRDGASERLLVTAALDHHPPPADILIGGLGVGFSLAAAAAHPHAGTITVIEREPAVIAWHRTHLRPCSASALDDPRVRLHQADLLTWLHRNPRPHHVICLDIDNGPDWTVSDGNARLYQPSGLRLLADRLTPDGTLAVWSAAPSPAFRRRLRDHFTHVTTRTVPHRRAHPDVIYLARHPRGVSHPTPPHF; via the coding sequence ATGCAGTCCTCTCCCGCCCCCGTGATCGTCGACCGCGCACCGGGCGCCGCCGGAGAGCTCATCCTCCGCAAAAGCGGCCCCCACTACGAGATCATCAGCAACGGCGTGTTCCTCATGGACACCCGCGACGGCGCCTCCGAACGCCTCCTGGTCACCGCCGCCCTCGACCACCACCCCCCGCCCGCCGACATCCTCATCGGCGGCCTCGGCGTCGGCTTCTCCCTGGCCGCGGCCGCCGCCCACCCCCACGCCGGAACCATCACCGTCATCGAACGCGAACCGGCCGTCATCGCCTGGCACCGCACCCACCTGCGCCCCTGCTCCGCCAGCGCCCTCGACGACCCCCGCGTCCGCCTCCACCAGGCCGACCTGCTCACCTGGCTGCACCGCAACCCCCGCCCCCACCACGTCATCTGCCTCGATATCGACAACGGCCCCGACTGGACCGTCAGCGACGGCAACGCCCGCCTCTACCAGCCCTCGGGGCTGCGCCTGCTGGCCGACCGCCTCACCCCCGACGGCACCCTCGCCGTCTGGAGCGCCGCGCCCTCCCCCGCCTTCCGGCGACGCCTGCGCGACCACTTCACCCACGTCACCACCCGCACCGTCCCCCACCGCCGCGCCCACCCCGACGTCATCTACCTCGCCCGCCACCCCCGCGGGGTGTCCCACCCCACACCCCCACACTTTTGA
- a CDS encoding isochorismate synthase produces MKLAAEATTPLTARTQPIPDPGDLTAHLPHPTALAWIHHGEGIVAWGQTARITIPGGPHRFTHAARRLSDLFAGAAIDDPLKLPGTGPLAFGSFTFDPATDGSVLIIPRHILGRRDGHAWLTTIGAPTADPLTLTRPPAPPTGLRWGEGTLSAHDWQKAVATAVDRIQGGDLGKTVLARDLTVQAAQPIDTRVLLSRLAARYPTCFTFAVDRLIGATPELLIRRTGDRIDSLVLAGTTPRGTTPGEDRERAQRLYRSAKDRREHAYAADMVRQALTPLCTDLHVPHRPQILTLPNVIHLATPVHGTLAAQHSVLDVLAALHPTPAVCGTPTAPALDLIRELEVMDRGRYAGPVGWIDTDGNGEWGIALRCAEIDAHDPTRARLFAGCGIVADSDPAAELAEAQAKFRPMQEAFQG; encoded by the coding sequence GTGAAGCTCGCGGCCGAAGCCACCACCCCCCTCACCGCCCGCACCCAGCCCATCCCCGACCCCGGCGACCTGACCGCCCACCTGCCCCACCCCACCGCCCTGGCCTGGATCCACCACGGCGAAGGCATCGTCGCCTGGGGACAGACCGCCCGCATCACCATCCCCGGCGGCCCTCACCGCTTCACCCACGCCGCCCGCCGCCTAAGCGACCTGTTCGCCGGCGCCGCCATCGACGACCCCCTCAAACTGCCCGGCACCGGCCCCCTGGCCTTCGGCAGCTTCACCTTCGACCCCGCCACCGACGGCTCGGTCCTCATCATCCCCCGCCACATCCTCGGCCGCCGCGACGGGCACGCCTGGCTCACCACCATCGGCGCCCCCACCGCCGACCCCCTCACCCTCACCCGGCCGCCCGCCCCGCCCACCGGGCTGCGCTGGGGGGAAGGCACCCTCAGCGCCCACGACTGGCAAAAAGCCGTCGCCACCGCCGTCGACCGCATCCAAGGCGGCGACCTGGGCAAAACCGTCCTCGCCCGCGACCTGACCGTCCAGGCCGCCCAGCCCATCGACACCCGCGTCCTGCTCTCCCGCCTGGCCGCCCGCTACCCCACCTGCTTCACCTTCGCCGTCGACCGCCTCATCGGAGCCACCCCCGAACTCCTCATCCGCCGCACCGGCGACCGCATCGACTCCCTCGTCCTGGCCGGCACCACCCCCCGCGGCACCACCCCCGGCGAGGACCGTGAACGCGCCCAGCGCCTGTACCGGTCCGCCAAAGACCGCCGCGAACACGCCTACGCCGCCGACATGGTCCGCCAGGCCCTCACCCCCCTGTGCACCGACCTGCACGTCCCCCACCGGCCCCAGATCCTGACCCTCCCCAACGTCATCCACCTGGCCACCCCCGTCCACGGCACCCTCGCCGCCCAGCACTCCGTCCTGGACGTCCTGGCCGCCCTCCACCCCACCCCCGCCGTCTGCGGCACCCCCACCGCACCGGCCCTGGACCTCATCCGCGAACTGGAGGTCATGGACCGCGGACGTTACGCCGGCCCCGTCGGCTGGATCGACACCGACGGCAACGGCGAATGGGGCATCGCCCTGCGCTGCGCCGAGATCGACGCCCACGACCCCACCCGCGCCCGCCTCTTCGCCGGCTGCGGCATCGTCGCCGACTCCGACCCGGCCGCCGAGCTCGCCGAAGCCCAGGCCAAATTCCGTCCCATGCAAGAGGCCTTCCAGGGCTGA
- a CDS encoding glycoside hydrolase family 10 protein, which translates to MAASGLLAGCTSAAGGEVGALRADAPIAAGMAECPDIKPPGDSAARQVRGMWIATVSGIDWPSDTAHSAERKKADYRKLLDQARALGLNAVFVQVRPSADAFYDSPYEPWSQWISGEQGRDPGFDVLEFFVSEAHKRDLEFHAWFNPYRVALHNDRGKLHPDNPARKNPSWVREYDGKLWYDPGLPQVRELVTKVVLDVVGKYDIDAVHLDDYFYPYPSGGDFPDEDTYRRYGRGMSKGDWRRANVDALVKGLHEEIHRAKPQVRFGISPFGVWRNRRSDPAGSQTTALQSYDDVYADTRKWVKQGWVDYITPQLYWEIGNAAADYSTLVAWWAEQVEGTGVQLTIGQASYRVGERGFDAGELSRHLAVNARHRQVRGDVYFSAKDLVGDKGGATSRLRKDHYGAAAIPPPVAGGAAPSPAGSVRAEPDGKGVRVSWQLSPSKQATSYAVYRVEGRGKACAQVDPRRLLTTVRGSAIVDPTVKPGTTYTYYVTALDRLHHESAPARGATVTTEHG; encoded by the coding sequence GTGGCGGCTTCGGGTCTGCTCGCCGGATGCACCTCGGCGGCCGGAGGCGAGGTCGGGGCGCTGCGGGCGGACGCCCCGATCGCCGCCGGCATGGCCGAATGCCCGGACATCAAGCCTCCCGGGGATTCGGCCGCACGGCAGGTGCGGGGCATGTGGATCGCGACGGTGTCGGGCATCGACTGGCCGTCGGACACCGCGCACTCGGCCGAACGCAAGAAGGCCGACTACCGCAAGCTGCTGGACCAGGCCAGGGCGTTGGGGTTGAACGCGGTGTTCGTGCAGGTCCGTCCCAGCGCCGACGCCTTCTACGACTCCCCCTATGAGCCGTGGTCGCAGTGGATCAGCGGCGAGCAGGGCCGTGACCCGGGGTTCGATGTGCTGGAGTTCTTCGTCTCCGAGGCCCACAAGCGGGACCTGGAGTTCCATGCCTGGTTCAACCCCTACCGGGTGGCCTTGCACAACGACCGCGGCAAGCTGCACCCGGACAATCCCGCCCGCAAGAACCCCTCGTGGGTGCGTGAATACGACGGCAAGCTGTGGTACGACCCGGGGCTGCCGCAGGTGCGGGAGCTGGTCACCAAGGTCGTGCTGGATGTGGTCGGCAAGTACGACATCGACGCCGTCCACCTGGACGACTACTTCTACCCCTACCCCTCGGGCGGGGACTTCCCCGATGAGGACACCTACCGGCGGTACGGGCGGGGGATGAGCAAGGGCGACTGGCGGCGCGCCAACGTCGATGCGCTGGTCAAGGGCCTGCACGAGGAGATCCACCGGGCCAAGCCGCAGGTGCGGTTCGGGATCAGCCCCTTTGGGGTGTGGCGCAACCGCCGCAGCGACCCGGCCGGGTCGCAGACCACGGCGCTGCAAAGCTACGACGACGTCTACGCCGACACCCGCAAGTGGGTCAAGCAGGGCTGGGTGGACTACATCACCCCGCAGCTGTATTGGGAGATCGGCAACGCCGCCGCCGATTACTCCACGCTGGTGGCCTGGTGGGCCGAGCAGGTGGAGGGCACGGGGGTGCAGCTGACGATCGGGCAGGCCTCCTACCGGGTCGGTGAGCGCGGTTTCGACGCCGGGGAGCTGTCGCGGCATCTTGCGGTCAACGCCCGTCACCGGCAGGTGCGGGGGGATGTGTACTTCAGCGCCAAGGACCTGGTCGGTGACAAGGGCGGGGCGACCAGCCGGCTGCGCAAGGACCACTATGGGGCGGCGGCGATCCCCCCACCGGTGGCGGGGGGCGCCGCGCCGTCCCCGGCCGGGTCGGTGCGGGCCGAACCGGACGGCAAGGGCGTGCGGGTCAGCTGGCAGCTGTCGCCGTCGAAGCAGGCCACCTCGTATGCGGTGTACCGGGTGGAGGGCCGGGGCAAGGCGTGCGCCCAGGTCGATCCGCGCAGGCTGCTGACGACGGTGCGGGGGAGCGCGATCGTGGATCCGACCGTCAAGCCCGGCACGACGTACACCTATTACGTCACCGCGCTGGACCGGTTGCACCATGAAAGCGCCCCGGCGCGGGGGGCGACGGTGACCACCGAGCACGGCTAA
- a CDS encoding tyrosine-type recombinase/integrase, translating into MSRIVPLPPRHVETTPLPPLPHSPDAAAGPFAVYLASLNSPGSQRAMAACLHRIAAMLLTAHGQDPGPAPAETFPWAALRAEHTEAIRALIAQQTTHGPEGPRPWSPAYRNKHLSALRGVLQTAWRLGLMSTEEHRRATAVRNFPGTRLPAGRSVHAEEFAALLQVCRADPTPAGRRDAALLAVLYTTGARRSEISTLRREHYDPGERSLRIIGKGDKERLEYVHPQAAQLLGAWLALQDRPTGPLFTPVHRSGAIQQRAMSDAAVRNVVVKRRRQANLPPMTPHDFRRTFIGNLLDAGVDLVTAQQLVGHASPATTARYDRRPERRRRGAVDRLPFPTDAPYAP; encoded by the coding sequence ATGTCCCGCATCGTCCCGCTCCCGCCGCGGCACGTTGAGACGACACCCCTCCCGCCCCTGCCGCACAGCCCCGATGCGGCCGCCGGCCCGTTCGCGGTCTACCTGGCCTCCCTCAACAGCCCGGGCTCACAACGGGCGATGGCCGCCTGCCTGCACCGCATCGCGGCGATGCTGCTGACGGCCCACGGACAGGACCCCGGGCCGGCCCCGGCCGAAACCTTCCCCTGGGCGGCGCTGCGGGCCGAGCACACCGAGGCCATCCGCGCCCTGATCGCCCAGCAGACCACGCACGGCCCCGAAGGCCCACGGCCCTGGTCGCCGGCCTACCGCAACAAGCACCTGTCGGCGCTGCGGGGAGTGCTGCAAACAGCCTGGCGGCTGGGGTTGATGAGCACCGAAGAGCACCGCCGGGCCACCGCGGTGCGCAACTTCCCCGGCACGCGCCTGCCGGCCGGCCGCAGCGTGCACGCCGAGGAATTCGCCGCCCTGCTGCAGGTCTGCCGGGCCGACCCGACACCGGCCGGGCGGCGGGACGCGGCCCTGCTGGCCGTGCTGTACACCACCGGGGCGCGCCGCTCAGAGATCAGCACGCTGCGCCGGGAGCACTACGACCCGGGGGAGCGGTCACTGCGCATCATCGGCAAGGGCGACAAAGAACGCCTGGAATATGTGCATCCACAAGCGGCGCAGCTGCTGGGCGCCTGGCTGGCACTGCAGGACCGCCCCACGGGCCCGCTCTTCACACCGGTGCACCGTTCAGGGGCCATCCAGCAGCGGGCGATGAGCGACGCGGCGGTCCGCAACGTGGTGGTCAAACGCCGCCGCCAGGCGAACCTGCCGCCGATGACCCCCCACGACTTCCGCCGCACCTTCATCGGAAACCTGCTGGATGCCGGAGTGGACCTGGTCACCGCCCAGCAGCTGGTGGGACATGCCTCCCCGGCCACCACCGCCCGCTATGACCGCCGTCCCGAACGCCGCCGCCGCGGCGCAGTCGACCGGCTGCCCTTCCCCACGGACGCACCATACGCCCCCTGA
- the menD gene encoding 2-succinyl-5-enolpyruvyl-6-hydroxy-3-cyclohexene-1-carboxylic-acid synthase — MNPATALSRVLVDELVRCGMTDAVLAPGSRSAPLALALHDAAKMGRLRLHVRIDERSAAFVGLGLAKRSGRPVALVCTSGTAAANFHPAVIEAHHSGVPLIVLTADRPPELRDTGANQTIDQMRLYGTAVRWSCEVGVPEERPGMVAYWRSLASRAWGLALAPSPGPVHMNVAFREPLIPDGDESWCEPLDGDVTGAWTRVRPSTPGSVLHAPPTRRGVLVVGDGAVNVKRYVAAASMAGWPVLAEPHGNARYGDHALSSHHFLLGTPEFAERHRPDVVVTLGRPGLSRPLLSLLRRAEEHIVVAPDLSRWPDPVRSATQVAQEVEIPVLSGGDDSWLRSWRTADLAASRAVDAVLDAGDEVTEPRLARDLVASLPGGSLLFCAASMPIRDLDQTMRPRRGIRILASRGASGIDGLVSTAIGAALAHSGRSYALLGDLAFLHDQNGLILGPHEARPDLAIVVINNRGGGIFSMLPQASLEEPFEHVFGTPHQVDLAYVAAAHGVPYTLLESASDLPKAISGQGLRIVEARTDRRANAELHARMRRAAQEAVRAVMASR, encoded by the coding sequence ATGAACCCCGCGACCGCCCTGTCCCGGGTGCTGGTCGATGAGTTGGTGCGCTGCGGCATGACCGATGCGGTGCTGGCTCCCGGCTCGCGGTCGGCGCCGCTGGCGCTGGCGCTGCACGATGCGGCCAAGATGGGCCGGCTGCGGCTGCATGTGCGCATCGATGAGCGGTCGGCGGCGTTCGTGGGGCTGGGGCTGGCCAAGCGGTCGGGGCGGCCGGTGGCGCTGGTGTGCACCTCGGGCACCGCGGCGGCCAACTTCCACCCGGCGGTGATCGAGGCCCACCATTCGGGGGTGCCGCTGATCGTGCTGACCGCCGACCGGCCGCCGGAGCTGCGGGACACCGGCGCCAACCAGACCATCGACCAGATGCGGCTGTATGGGACGGCGGTGCGCTGGAGCTGCGAGGTCGGCGTGCCGGAGGAGCGGCCGGGGATGGTGGCCTATTGGCGGTCGCTGGCCAGCCGGGCCTGGGGGCTGGCGCTGGCGCCTTCGCCGGGCCCGGTGCACATGAACGTCGCCTTCCGGGAGCCGTTGATCCCCGATGGGGACGAGTCCTGGTGCGAGCCGCTGGATGGGGACGTCACCGGCGCCTGGACGCGGGTGCGGCCGTCCACGCCGGGGTCGGTGCTGCACGCTCCGCCGACCCGCCGCGGCGTGCTGGTGGTGGGGGACGGCGCGGTCAACGTCAAGCGGTATGTGGCGGCGGCGTCGATGGCCGGCTGGCCGGTGCTGGCCGAGCCGCACGGCAACGCCCGTTACGGCGACCACGCCTTGTCCTCCCACCACTTTTTGCTGGGGACGCCGGAGTTCGCCGAGCGGCACCGCCCGGATGTGGTGGTGACGCTGGGCCGTCCGGGCCTGTCCCGGCCGCTGCTGTCGCTGTTGCGGCGGGCCGAGGAGCATATCGTGGTGGCGCCGGATCTGAGCCGCTGGCCCGATCCGGTGCGCTCGGCCACCCAGGTCGCCCAAGAGGTGGAGATCCCGGTGCTGTCGGGGGGCGATGACAGCTGGCTGCGGTCGTGGCGGACGGCGGATCTGGCCGCCAGCCGGGCGGTGGACGCGGTGCTGGACGCCGGGGATGAGGTGACCGAGCCGCGGCTGGCGCGGGATCTGGTGGCCTCGCTGCCGGGCGGGTCGCTGCTGTTTTGTGCGGCGAGCATGCCGATCCGGGATCTGGATCAGACGATGCGGCCGCGCCGGGGTATCCGGATTCTGGCCAGCCGGGGCGCCAGCGGCATCGACGGGCTGGTGTCCACGGCGATCGGCGCGGCGCTGGCGCACAGCGGCCGTTCGTATGCGCTGCTGGGGGATCTGGCGTTCCTGCACGACCAGAACGGCCTGATCTTGGGGCCGCACGAGGCGCGTCCGGACCTGGCGATCGTGGTGATCAACAACCGGGGCGGGGGGATCTTCTCGATGCTGCCGCAGGCGTCGCTGGAGGAGCCCTTTGAGCATGTCTTCGGCACTCCGCACCAGGTGGATCTGGCGTATGTGGCGGCGGCGCACGGGGTGCCCTACACGCTGCTGGAGTCGGCCTCGGATCTGCCGAAGGCGATCTCGGGGCAGGGGTTGCGGATCGTGGAGGCCCGCACCGACCGGCGGGCCAACGCCGAGTTGCATGCGCGGATGCGCCGGGCCGCTCAGGAGGCGGTCCGCGCCGTCATGGCCTCCCGGTAG
- a CDS encoding tyrosine-protein phosphatase gives MNARWIELDGAVNVRDLGGLATTDGRTTRFGKVLRSDNLQNLTPRDLRTLLENYRLTDVVDLRSRTEVDLEGPGPLTRVPQVTIHHLSLFTESGRHTDVTADTLDTDKVLPWQTHPSAAGPDRPVEHYLGYLRDRADSVIAALRVMARTRGAAVVHCAAGKDRTGVVCALALDAVGVRRDHIIADYTATGLRLQAILARLRASGTYAADLDSRPADSHLPQATTMEKFLTVLDERFGGTLGWLAEHGWRDGDTAALRESLLI, from the coding sequence ATGAACGCACGGTGGATCGAACTGGACGGCGCGGTCAACGTCCGCGACCTGGGCGGGCTGGCCACCACCGACGGCCGGACCACCCGCTTCGGCAAAGTCCTGCGCTCAGACAACCTGCAGAACCTCACCCCCCGCGACCTGCGGACACTGCTGGAGAACTACCGCCTGACCGACGTGGTGGACCTGCGCAGCCGGACCGAGGTGGACCTGGAAGGCCCCGGCCCGCTGACCCGGGTGCCCCAGGTGACCATCCACCACCTGTCACTGTTCACCGAAAGCGGCCGGCACACCGACGTCACCGCCGACACCCTGGATACGGACAAGGTGCTGCCCTGGCAGACGCACCCCTCGGCCGCCGGACCCGACCGGCCGGTCGAGCACTACCTGGGCTACCTGCGCGACCGCGCCGACTCGGTGATCGCCGCACTGCGCGTCATGGCACGCACCCGCGGCGCGGCCGTGGTGCACTGCGCCGCCGGCAAGGACCGCACCGGCGTGGTCTGCGCCCTGGCCCTGGACGCGGTCGGCGTGCGCCGCGACCACATCATCGCCGACTACACCGCCACCGGCCTGCGGCTGCAGGCCATCCTGGCACGACTGCGAGCCAGCGGCACCTACGCCGCCGACCTGGACTCCCGCCCCGCCGACAGCCACCTCCCCCAGGCCACGACCATGGAGAAGTTCCTGACCGTCCTGGACGAACGCTTCGGAGGCACCCTCGGCTGGCTCGCTGAACACGGGTGGAGGGATGGCGATACGGCGGCATTGCGGGAGAGCCTTCTTATCTGA
- a CDS encoding ATP-binding protein — translation MKIKRLGADGRRPHGRQAGGRTGGRAAAGALAWELAGEAAAVSRARALTRRALALWGAQDPGEVDDVVLMVDELVTNAVVHGTGPVRLRLRLREGELVAEVGDDSPLVPRPAGAQAADWSERGRGLLLVAALAAAYGSRVCGHGKVVWFSKPLRLAPEAPRVHADLDGGRR, via the coding sequence TTGAAGATCAAGCGGCTCGGGGCCGACGGGCGGAGGCCGCACGGCCGGCAGGCCGGCGGGCGGACAGGCGGGCGGGCCGCGGCGGGGGCGCTGGCGTGGGAGCTGGCCGGGGAGGCCGCCGCGGTGTCGCGGGCGCGGGCGTTGACGCGGCGGGCGTTGGCGTTGTGGGGGGCGCAGGATCCCGGCGAGGTCGACGATGTGGTGCTGATGGTCGATGAGCTGGTCACCAACGCGGTGGTGCACGGCACCGGGCCGGTGCGGCTGCGGCTGCGCCTGCGGGAGGGGGAGCTGGTGGCCGAGGTGGGGGATGACAGCCCGCTGGTGCCGCGGCCGGCCGGTGCGCAGGCGGCGGACTGGTCGGAGAGGGGGCGTGGGCTGCTGCTGGTGGCGGCGCTGGCCGCGGCGTACGGCAGCAGGGTGTGCGGGCACGGCAAAGTGGTGTGGTTCAGCAAGCCGCTGCGCCTGGCGCCGGAGGCGCCGCGGGTCCATGCGGACCTTGACGGAGGACGCCGCTGA
- a CDS encoding LysR family transcriptional regulator, whose amino-acid sequence MLDLHRARILREVARLGSMTAAAQALSYTQPAISHHIARLESEVGTPLLVRHGRGVRLTEAGRVLVECTEEVLARLADAEEHLAAIAGLRAGRVRVAVFPTAAGALLPDALAALRRRAPGVGVWLLEAEPPQALEALRSGDVDVAVVFSHAGGHGQDGADEEGRWRQVVLLSEPLHLALPAGHPLADAREVRLADLADQAWAAGCERCRRHLVHTCRRAGFDPRIAFATDDYVAVQRLVGLGLAISALPALAFWLHRDPGVRVRALPELGERQVVALLPEGARPPAVTALLEELTAAAARLGEQVNRGL is encoded by the coding sequence GTGCTGGATCTGCATCGCGCCCGGATTTTGCGTGAGGTGGCCCGGCTGGGCTCGATGACGGCCGCCGCGCAGGCGCTGTCGTACACCCAGCCGGCGATCTCCCATCACATCGCCCGCCTGGAAAGCGAGGTCGGCACGCCGCTGCTGGTCCGGCACGGCCGGGGGGTGCGGTTGACGGAGGCCGGGCGGGTGCTGGTGGAGTGCACCGAGGAGGTGCTGGCGCGGCTGGCCGACGCCGAGGAGCATCTGGCGGCGATCGCGGGGCTGCGGGCCGGGCGGGTGCGGGTGGCGGTGTTCCCGACGGCGGCCGGGGCGCTGCTGCCGGATGCGCTGGCGGCGCTGCGGCGGCGGGCGCCGGGGGTGGGGGTTTGGCTGCTGGAGGCCGAGCCGCCGCAGGCGCTGGAGGCGCTGCGGTCCGGGGATGTGGATGTGGCGGTGGTGTTCTCCCATGCGGGCGGGCACGGGCAGGACGGGGCGGATGAGGAGGGCCGCTGGCGGCAGGTGGTGCTGCTGAGCGAGCCGCTGCACCTGGCGCTGCCCGCCGGGCATCCCCTGGCCGATGCGCGGGAGGTGCGCCTGGCGGATCTGGCCGACCAGGCGTGGGCGGCGGGCTGTGAGCGGTGCCGGCGGCATCTGGTGCACACGTGCCGGCGGGCCGGGTTCGACCCGCGCATCGCGTTCGCCACCGACGACTATGTGGCGGTGCAGCGGCTGGTCGGCCTCGGCCTGGCGATCAGTGCGCTGCCGGCGTTGGCGTTCTGGTTGCACCGCGACCCTGGGGTGCGGGTACGGGCGTTGCCGGAGCTGGGAGAGCGGCAGGTGGTCGCGCTGCTGCCCGAGGGGGCGCGTCCCCCGGCGGTGACGGCGCTGCTGGAGGAGCTGACGGCGGCGGCCGCCCGGCTGGGCGAGCAGGTGAACCGGGGGCTCTAG